AGAATCTCCGAACCGTGCAGCGCCATCAAATCCTTGTTCGCAGTTACGACATGCTTACCGCGGTCCAAAGCTTCAAGAATATATTCCTTTGTTCCATCGACACCACCCATCACTTCAACGATTACATCAATTTCAGGATCACGAATAACATCCCATGGATCTGTTGTTATTTTGGCAGGGTCAACCTCAATATCACGTGGCTTATTGGAATTATTCACCGCTATGCGCTCAATGAGTATTGGAGAGCCTACTTGACTGCTCAAATCCTCTTGATTTCCTTCCACGATACGAACTACACCTGTACCAACTGTTCCCAGACCCAGCAACCCTACTTTAACCGGCTTCATCTGTATCCTCCTAAAAGTTTTACGTATATAACTTCTCTATCCCTGTCCAACGATTAGGGCGCGCTTCACTCCCGGAATATTCTTCAGACTATCAAGCATCTCTCCGAGCTCCTCATTCAAATGTGAGATTTCCACGGAAATCACCACATTCGCTCGTCCTTGTAGCGGAATACTCTGGTGAATCGTCAGCACGTTAGCCCCATGTCCCGCCACAGATCCTAGAACCTTGGAGAGCATCCCAGATTCATGTTCCAAATCCATGGAGATCGTAACAATTCGCTCACGTTCGAGCTGATGGATCAGGTGAATGCCATCCTTGTATTTATAAAAAGCACTTCGGCTTAATCCTACCTGTTCTACACCCTCATGTACGGTCTTCGCATCCCCGGCCTCAAGCAATTGTTTGACCTGCATTGTCTTAAGTACGGCATCAGGTAATATGTCCTC
This Paenibacillus sp. FSL R5-0345 DNA region includes the following protein-coding sequences:
- a CDS encoding ACT domain-containing protein — encoded protein: MKERYYLVREDILPDAVLKTMQVKQLLEAGDAKTVHEGVEQVGLSRSAFYKYKDGIHLIHQLERERIVTISMDLEHESGMLSKVLGSVAGHGANVLTIHQSIPLQGRANVVISVEISHLNEELGEMLDSLKNIPGVKRALIVGQG